GCCACTATTATAGAAAATATTAAATGAGAATGGGCTCACCTAAAATACCTGCGCCAAATAGGCGCCCATTCGTTTTCATGAACTCTAAATAAGCTTCTCTATCAACAAAAATATTATTCTGTAGTTGTTGATTATAAATAATCGCCATTTTGATTACATGTTTATGATATTCATCATAAAATACTTGCTTTTCTTCCGGATCCCTTGATGCTAAATATTGCTCCATTATTTTATAAATACTCTTTGCTTCCCCTGTTAATTTTTCATTACAAAATTTAAAATTATATTCTAACGGGAGCAAACTATCCGTTCTGGTATTATTTTCGTCTATCCAACTAAAATTATCTTTTGTTGAATATTGAGTTAATAAATCACGCTCAGAATAAAAATTAATACCATAAGGATATTTAGCTATATATTGATGAAAATCATCTTTTGAAAAACATTTAGTCAATACATTTACCTTTTCGTTTCCTTCCCAATCAGGCAAGTAAGTAGGTATTGATTCATC
This genomic stretch from Proteus vulgaris harbors:
- a CDS encoding lipoprotein → MYRYFYLITVLYTISLVTGCDNPAIREKQNGVFYINNNQLELLKFTIDNTHFVMEKGEVKKIKLNDGMHVLVDSQGKKSVFMIYPGNRGGIINPDRDIYYSFTTVFKQESRLLESIRIEERAIWVNGMLVRGAIASSDSLFIDNNIFNCDIPIDESIPTYLPDWEGNEKVNVLTKCFSKDDFHQYIAKYPYGINFYSERDLLTQYSTKDNFSWIDENNTRTDSLLPLEYNFKFCNEKLTGEAKSIYKIMEQYLASRDPEEKQVFYDEYHKHVIKMAIIYNQQLQNNIFVDREAYLEFMKTNGRLFGAGILGEPILI